The genomic window TGGTCAAGTTCTTTCAGGCGAGATTCTCGACCGGCCTCTGGGTTCCGAAGGAGCTGGACTTCATCAGCGACTTCTTCCTCAAGGCGCTCGGCTCAGAGTCCTATGCCACCATCTTGCTCGTGTATCTCTGGTTCCTGGGAGGAATCCTCGGGGTCTGGGGACGAACCGGGGCGGCCAGGCACTTTGCCGAGGTGGTGGGGTCGAAGGTCGTCCGAGGTCCGAACACTGCTCGGTTCTTCGCCTGGATTGTTGGGATGGTCTTCCACCAGGGAGGGACGGTAAGCACGGTGCTTGCCGGTTCCACCATCCGGCCGGTCAGCGACCGAAACAAGGTCAGTCATGAAGAACTGTCGTATCTTGTGGACTCGACCGCCTCTCCCGCGGCGACGGTGCTTCCGTTCAACGCCTGGCCGCTTTATGTCGGCGGGTTGATCGCCGGAACGACCACCGCCGCCATCGGGAATTTCGTGCTGGTCCCCAATTCGAGGGTCGGCAGCGACTGGTTCTTCTGGTCGGTACCGTTCAACTTCTATGGCATTCTCGCGGTCTTCTCGACTCTCCTGTTCAGCTTTGGCCTGCTTCCCTGGTACGGATCGAAGATGCGACGAGCCGTGGAGCGATCTCGCACCACCGGCGAACTTGACGCTCCCGGGGCTCAACCCCTGGTCGATCTGGAGGCAATGGAAGGCAGCCCCGAGCAAGGCTACCCCGTCAGTCTGATCGACTTTCTCGTGCCGCTGGGAATCCTGCTGTTTCTTGCGATCGTGCCGTTGGCTGTCTTGAAAACAAACATGATCAATCATGCGTTTTTCTTCAGCACAGCCTCGGCCATTCTCATCGCCGTGCTCAAGGGCATGCCCTTGAAGACGGCGATGAACGGATTCCTTGACGGCTGCCGGAACATGACGGTCGGGGCCATCATCCTCGGCCTCGCCGTCACGCTCGGCCAGGTGTCAAAGGACCTCGACACGGCCGGCTTTGTTGTCTCGATTTTCGGCAGTTGGCTCCCGGCAGCGCTCTTGCCGGCGATGCTGATGATCAGTTGCATGATCATCGCCTTCTCGATTGGTTCCTCGTGGGGAACCTATGCGGTGATCTTCCCGATTACCGTTCCCCTGGCGCTCACTCTGGCCGCCAATCGTGCCGGAATCGACCCCATGACACTCGGTCAGGTGGCCGCGGCAGGAGGAGCTGCCTGGACCTCGATTCTGTTCTTCGTCAAGGTCTGCTTCGGCGCCGTGATTGGCGGGGCTGTATTTGGCGATCAGTGTTCACCGATCTCCGATACCACCGTGCTCTCCAGTATGTTTACGGGTTGCGATGTGATGGACCACGTCACCACTCAGGTCCCGCTCGCCCTGGCCGTGGCTGGCGTCGGGGCCTTGATCTCAACGGGCCTTGTCCTGATCTTCTAACCTCATCGGAGTGGTCGAAGCCCCGCCGCAGTGCGACGGTCGTTGACTTGCTTCATCGCCCTCGGCTCCAGCTTCAGGAATTTCACCAGTTGCGAGGCCGAACAGCCAAGGCGCTCGGCGGCCACTTTCACGTCGGTGTCGCTCGCGTCGACGGCATCGAGCGCCTCGGCCAGCAGGGCGGGAAAGTCGTCGTGTGACGGGCTTACCACGATCCGACCTCCCTTGAGTCGTGACCGCCACAAGGCGCTTGGTCCGACCTCCAAATCGACCGGTCTGCGCACCTCCAGGGCGAGCAGCACGCGAAGCCGCATCAGGGCCACCACCCGGTTTTCGCCTTGCGATCGCCGCTCGTTGGCCTCGGCCGAGAGGCCGGTGGGACGATGGGTCAAGATCGCCGCCGTTTCCACCTTGTTGCGGTTCTGACCCCCTGGACCCGATCGGCGCGCAAAGCGCACGTCGCAATCGGCCAACAGCCGATCCAACGGCTCGGCCGAGGGATGAAGCTCATCGTACGACGCAGCGTTCATTCGCCAATCACCTTGATCAAGACCCGCTTGGGCCGGTTCCCGTCGAACTCGCCGTAGAAGATTTGCTCCCAGGGGCCAAAATCGAGCGCTCCCTTGGTGATCGCCACCACCACCTCACGACCCATGACCTGACGCTTCATGTGAGCATCGGCATTGTCCTCTCCCGTCCGATTGTGTCGGTAACGCTGCGGAGACGCATCAAACGGCGCCAGCCTTTCGAGCCACTCCTTGTAATCAGCATGCAAGCCCGACTCATCATCATTGATGAACACCGAGGCCGTGATGTGCATCGCATTCACCAGCACAATCCCCTCCTGAACTCCGCTCGATCGCACCGCCTCCTCCACCCGAGACGTAATGTTCAGGAACTCCATCCGACCTGGAACATTGAGCGTTAGGTATTCCGTATGCGACTTCATCGAACTAGTCTCCCATTTGATTCCTCGATCCGCATCAGGAACATCCCGACCTTCGGACCGGGTTCGCAGCGTGCCAACCCTGTTGAATCCCTCCCAGGCACATACCTCGAGGGGCAGATTCTCTCATCGACCTTGAGTAAAATCGCAACCTGACTCACACCACTTGCCTCGGGGTCTCCCCCAAAGGATCTCGCGGAGACGCTCTCATCTCTGCCCACGAGTCTCCCGTTCATGCAACGAAACCCTCGGCCTCGAATCATTGATTATCTGCTTGCAATGACCGCGGTCGGTCTGTCCATTGGCCTACGCGCGCTGCTCGACCCGGCCTTGGGGGCAAGGCAGCCGTACGTCACCTTCTATCCCGCGATTCTGTTCGCGGCGCTGTTTCTCGGCTCCTTGCCTGCGGTGTTGGCAATCGCCGTGTCCCTGGTGGCCGGTGCAACGTTTTTCGTTGTCCC from Tautonia rosea includes these protein-coding regions:
- a CDS encoding Na+/H+ antiporter NhaC family protein produces the protein MSLIALDAIPAREAHGRQVAESVELRLDRFYGRLDANADGVLNRQGDEVPARVWDRIEAGGVDVGDGTVDRVGFGEALIDQVRWFGIASLVPAVVALGLAFWTRDVLLSLFAGIVSGSVVKFFQARFSTGLWVPKELDFISDFFLKALGSESYATILLVYLWFLGGILGVWGRTGAARHFAEVVGSKVVRGPNTARFFAWIVGMVFHQGGTVSTVLAGSTIRPVSDRNKVSHEELSYLVDSTASPAATVLPFNAWPLYVGGLIAGTTTAAIGNFVLVPNSRVGSDWFFWSVPFNFYGILAVFSTLLFSFGLLPWYGSKMRRAVERSRTTGELDAPGAQPLVDLEAMEGSPEQGYPVSLIDFLVPLGILLFLAIVPLAVLKTNMINHAFFFSTASAILIAVLKGMPLKTAMNGFLDGCRNMTVGAIILGLAVTLGQVSKDLDTAGFVVSIFGSWLPAALLPAMLMISCMIIAFSIGSSWGTYAVIFPITVPLALTLAANRAGIDPMTLGQVAAAGGAAWTSILFFVKVCFGAVIGGAVFGDQCSPISDTTVLSSMFTGCDVMDHVTTQVPLALAVAGVGALISTGLVLIF
- a CDS encoding peptide chain release factor family protein; protein product: MNAASYDELHPSAEPLDRLLADCDVRFARRSGPGGQNRNKVETAAILTHRPTGLSAEANERRSQGENRVVALMRLRVLLALEVRRPVDLEVGPSALWRSRLKGGRIVVSPSHDDFPALLAEALDAVDASDTDVKVAAERLGCSASQLVKFLKLEPRAMKQVNDRRTAAGLRPLR
- a CDS encoding secondary thiamine-phosphate synthase enzyme YjbQ, with the protein product MKSHTEYLTLNVPGRMEFLNITSRVEEAVRSSGVQEGIVLVNAMHITASVFINDDESGLHADYKEWLERLAPFDASPQRYRHNRTGEDNADAHMKRQVMGREVVVAITKGALDFGPWEQIFYGEFDGNRPKRVLIKVIGE